One segment of Vicia villosa cultivar HV-30 ecotype Madison, WI unplaced genomic scaffold, Vvil1.0 ctg.005011F_1_1, whole genome shotgun sequence DNA contains the following:
- the LOC131642438 gene encoding phosphoserine aminotransferase 2, chloroplastic-like, with protein MLDYKIHDENNSLYNTPPCYGIYMCGLVFEDLLKQGGLKEVEKNNKKKAQILFDAIDESKGFYRCPVEKSVRSLMNVPFTLEKQEFEGEFLKEAAKEKMVQLKGHRSVGGMRASIYNAMPMAGVEKLVAFMKDFQAKHA; from the coding sequence ATGCTTGATTATAAGATACATGATGAAAACAATTCACTTTATAATACTCCTCCTTGTTATGGTATTTACATGTGTGGTTTGGTTTTTGAGGATCTTTTGAAACAAGGTGGTTTGAAGGAGGTTGAGAAGAATAACAAGAAGAAAGCTCAGATTCTGTTTGATGCTATTGATGAGAGTAAGGGGTTTTATAGGTGTCCTGTGGAGAAATCTGTGAGGTCTTTGATGAATGTGCCTTTTACTTTGGAGAAACAGGAATTTGAGGGTGAGTTTCTTAAGGAAGCTGCTAAGGAAAAGATGGTTCAACTTAAGGGACATAGGTCTGTTGGTGGTATGAGAGCTTCAATATATAATGCTATGCCGATGGCTGGAGTTGAGAAGTTGGTTGCTTTCATGAAAGATTTTCAGGCCAAACATGCTTAG